The following are encoded together in the Culex pipiens pallens isolate TS chromosome 1, TS_CPP_V2, whole genome shotgun sequence genome:
- the LOC128092593 gene encoding uncharacterized protein LOC128092593 produces the protein MSYKFSHRGILDGRMGRRGPTGSIGVGGFGGVTGLSAGTASSSGSTKWFVPDPPSSGSSVPGRAGGAGLSGTGMSISMGASGSSWSASSIGRASSIRISHGRRCWTWSS, from the exons ATGTCGTACAAATTCAGCCACCGTGGAATTCTGGACGGTCGAATGGGACGTCGTGGACCAACAGGAAGTATCGGTGTCGGTGGCTTCGGCGGCGTTACGGGCTTGTCGGCGGGTACGGCATCTTCTTCAGGCAGCACAAAGTGGTTTGTGCCAGATCCACCTTCCAGTGGATCTTCGGTTCCAGGCAGGGCCGGTGGTGCGGGACTGTCCGGAACAGGAATGTCGATCTCGATGGGAGCTTCAGGTTCTTCCTGGTCAGCTAGCAGCATCGGTCGAGCTTCTTCGATCAGGATCTCCCACGGTAGACGTTGTTGGACTTG GTCCAGCTGA